The Phragmites australis chromosome 1, lpPhrAust1.1, whole genome shotgun sequence genomic interval TTCCGTTTCTTCGATGCGATCGCGAGGCATCGAGTTCAGATCATTCTTTCTCTCCGTTCAGTTCGTTGCGGTTTTGTCTGCTGCGTAGTACCCTGGTAATCTAATCCATCCGTGCATGGTTCGATTAGGTTAttcgtcttcttcttcagcGCGCAGGATCATCCTAGCTAAGATGTGGGTGAAGTTTTTTCCCCCAAAATCTTATTTTATCCAAATCGTCTGACTTAACCCGTGAAGTCGGGGAACAGTGATTCGCGAGATGGTGAACAGTAATCTACAATCGAAATACTGTAGCAATGGTACTGTGATAATTCTGCTGTTAGCAAAACGCAGTAACATCAAATCCTATCCATCCATTTGAGATCTAATGTTAGGGTTAGTGGTTTAACTGAACCCCCATGCGTTACTTTGTGTCCGCCTTTTGTCTATGTGCTTTTAAGGCCAAAACTATTATCCTACCTGAGCCTTTGAAATCTTGATGCATGATTGAGCACTCTACAAACTACAATACGTCGCATACACATGCAAAATAGAGTTTTATTACCTGCAGATCAGTAGATTATACTGTAGCATAACTgtacctttttttaaaaaaagtgaaAATGTAAAATATGTCATAGTGGTCTTGTTACACTTTTCCATGAAGCACCATTTCTTTGTTGCATTTCTATTTCATTCTTATATAAAATTTTCTAGTCCATCTGACAATAGTGAAGGTCCAGGAACAGCTGTAACcccttttttttggcaaaaatgCTAGGTATTTACAGCTAATAATGCATATGTGTATGTGATACACTCTAACTTCCCAACAGAAAGCCTAGCAGAGCAAAAGGGCACATCTTAGTGAGCTCTCTATTGAAATTATTGAGCATGATCGCTACTAAATTTGTTGATTGTCCACCCTGGGGCTACCGCTAGTGTCGGGAGGATATTTTTGATAATGTATCATGTGAAAAACAAGCTACAAAGTACTCCCTCCTCTCTTGAACAGTAGTCGTTAGCCCTCAACACATGAAGCAAAGCTGCTGTCATTTCTTCTTTCTGTGACCTATTTATTGCTTGCTCCCATCAATAATTAATGGCACTCACTTCACCACCATCGTTCAATTCAAATTCCAGTTTCAAATAGCTGTTAATAGGGGCTCCTGGGAAAACACTGCCCAGAAAACCCAAAACTACATCTATTTGAGAGCAGAAGTAAGTTCATCTAGTTCAGAACCGAGGTAGTAGCATGGGGCTGATGACCTTTTTCAACATGCTAGTGACTAAATGTCATCAAACATTTTCTGGGCATAATGAATCGTTGTGTCAAACTTCAACTTTTCTTAAAAAGTATTTTGTGATGTGGTTTTAACGAAAATATGTTTCATTTGAACTTCTGACTATCTATGCCATTCAAACTATTCTGCTCCTTTGTTTGATTATATCACTTTAGTTTTGTTGGACCATTTCACTTAAACTGGCACCCCTATCGTTGAAATCCTAGTGCCACTACTTAGCATGCAGGTCTCTCCCACCATGTTCTTCACACACATTCAATCGTGAAgcacttattttcttctttctttagcATGTTGGGTAGTAAAGATGTGGAATTTCTGCTTGCTTTCTTGTGATTCTCAGTTCGTTTTCCAATGTTTGGGTTTTTAAGAATTTGTCTCTTGCCACTACCATGCTTTCGCTTGGAAAAATCAGTatagaattttagaaaaaaggGAACCTTCTTCAAGATCTATATTTGTTTGTGCTTGTATTAATTTCTGCATCacgttttagaaattttgtgaaatttctaaaactgcATTGGGCTTTCCCCCTATATTTTTCCATCTGTTACTTACTTAACCTTTAACTGCAGAAAACAATGAGCAGGCGCAACAGCCGCATCATCTATGTAGGCAACCTCCCTGGGGACATCCGTGAGAGGGAGGTAGAGGATCTCTTCTACAAGGTGGGTTGTTAGTGGTTTACTCATATTTTTGTCGCACTTTTCCTTTCTGCAAGCAGGTAGTAGATCAATCAGGGTATATGTCTAATACCTGGTCAATTAATAACAATTGTCTATCTCCGCAACTTACATATCCTATCAATGTGAGATTACACTTAGGAGTTGAATGTTTTCAGTTTTAATTTATAACATTAACTAGCATTTTATCTGCAATTTGGTTTAGGACACATGAATTCTTGTTTGATTTTAAGCTGTcgatttgggattttatgatttttgtttAATTGTTTCAACCAAAGAAAGTCCGTGCATGTAGTTATCTTTGTCTGTTGTAAACAATGTACGCTATTTTGCAATGATAATTTGTAGCACCTTTTATTGTGGTTGTGGTGCATGGCCTACGTTTTTAGGGATCTGTTAGTCTAATTCTGCATGAGGCGCGATTTGCCATATATGAAATTCTTGATGATGCATGCGGTAGAGAGGAAAACTTATCCCATGTTGCAGGAGCAAAAGTATCGACAGTGTAGCATCATtatatttcatgaattttgtatGACAATATGCATGCCTTAGTTTTTCCTTCAACTTGTGCAGTACGGAAGGATTTTGGATATCGACTTGAAGATTCCTCCAAGACCTCCTGGTTATGCTTTTGTTGAGGTGAGGATATTTTGCTTCTGTCATGTCCTCTGTAAGAGTATTTTCCTTCTACTGAGCTTACGTTCAATTTTTATAACAGCATCTCAATTATTGTTTATAGTTTTACATATATTAGTTTAGATCATGTGTTTCaactattaaaattttaaaatgaaTTCACTgcttgaatttggttttgataTAGCTAAACATTTAGTGTTAACAAAAAAGTTATGCTTTTGTAGTTTGAGGATCCCCGTGATGCTGATGATGCGATCTATGGGCGTGATGGGTATAACTTTGATGGCTACAGGTTGCGGGTATGTATATCAAGATGTGTGTTTCTTTTATTGAGTGATTGTCCCAGAAGAGAGGACTGGTTTTGGTTTGTCTTGTGGCTtttggcatttttttttctactcAGGTTGAATTAGCTCATGGTGGAAGAGGTCAGTCTTACTCTTATGATCGTCCAAGCAGCTATAGCAGTGTACACCGTGGAGGTGTTTCTAGGCGCTCTGATTATCGCGGTTTGTAGTTTTATATTTTGAGTAAGTTGACTGATAGCTCCTTACAGAAATTCTCATAATTTCATTTTGTGAACCATGCAGTTATGGTCACTGGTTTACCTTCATCAGCATCGTGGCAAGATCTGAAGGTACTGCCTTCGTATCAAACTTCCACTTGTAGATTTTGTTGGAAAGAACTTCATTTTACTACATTCAGGACCATATGCGACGCGCCGGCGATGTCTGTTTCTCTGATGTATACCGTGAGGCGGGAGGTTAGTGATTGATACTCCTAAATTCATTTTCTTCTATTTCATGGCATCAGATGGTAAACACTGTGTTGGTCACTAATTGGTTATATCATGCGGCCTAAATTATAACTTCACCGTCCCTTTGAAAAAAGAATTCTTCACACCATTTTGAATTTCAGCATATTGATGatatttattcttcttttttgttctgCAGAAACTATTGGTATTGTGGATTATACAAACTATGACGACATGAAATATGCGGTAGGTTTAGCATGCCTTTTACTCATTGCTTTTGAAATGAGCGGATTAACTATTTTTTTCCTCATCGATTGCAGTTTCAGAGGGTCTGTACAGTTTGTTGACGAGGAAGCTTTGATTAAATGGTGTTTTTTCCTGCTTCATTTGGCATTCTTTACTCTTATGATTTGTCTTTGCCATCTCGCAGATTAAGAAGCTTGATGAATCGCAGTTCAGAAATGCATTTTCACGGGCTTGTATCAGAGTATGGAGTTTCATGTTTTCCTCAACTAGTTTTGAATTTGTTAAGGTGATGCTTTATGCATGTCCATTTGACCGTGAACTAACATCAATTGTTATTATTCTATTATAGGTGAGGGAGTATGATGCTATATCACGAAGCAGGAGCCGTAGTCGCTCGTACTCGAGAAGTCCCAGTTacagcaggagcaggagtcCAAAGTAATGTTTTATTTTCTCATGTTTTACCTTTAAGTCTTATGGAGGCACTGATTCTGATTTGTTGTTTCCTTAGATATGTTTCTCGGTCACCCTCGCCTGTGCATGAAAGGTATAGATCTGTAGGGGTACTGGAAAACATGTGTTCGTTTCGGTGGGCGCTGTCTATAGGGCGACTTCTGGGTCGAATCAGAAAGGGAGGTACTTAGAATAGATCGAGATAGTCAGACTATAACGTCGAGAATGTTATAGCGCTGCGAAAGAAGGACATTCTGATCGACCCGCGTTCGCTGTAATTCCAATTCTCGTAATCTTTGATGAATCTccattatctccataatctttAGAGATTCTTGTGGTGATCACTAAAGTAGAAGAAATCGGCTGAAACAAGAGATATGCAAGAGCTCGACTGAAAGATACGAGTTTCCTCGATTTAGAAACTGGAAGCTTGAGAACCAGGAGTGAGTTCGTCCCAAGGGTGGGTTCGTGAGATGGAGAGTCATGCATAGTAGGCCATCTCCTAAAGCTTTCTTTCAACTGCCCTCTCTCATTTCTTCAGGAAGTGTTCTTCCCATGGAGGCACTGATTCTGATTTGTTGTTTCCTTAGATATGTTTCTCGGTCACCCTCGCCTGTGCATGAAAGGTATGTGGATCTATATTGATGGGAAAAATACATTTGTAAGATCATAAGTGCTAACATGGCATGTGGATGCTATACCTGCAATTTTATTGTTAGAAGTAACATGGTACGTGCTCCTTAAAGAAAAATGCAACAATCAGATCTTGTCATTCGTGATCTTCAACATATGGTGTAATACAACTATGGACTATGGTgttaaaaaaattctgaaaccTCTCTTTATACAGACATGCCATTTTATATACATCCTAAAGATGAGTGCAAAAACCAATGATAGGAGAGTGCCATATCTCTTATTTGGTTCCTATTGTCTAATATGCACCCAACGAACCAAATGCTTCTTCAGAGTCTAGAGTCTAGCTTCCCACAAAATTCTACATAATGCAGCTCTAGATTTTAAAGTGTGCACTGTACCCCCAAGCTTCTAGAGAATGCTCCTTCAGAGTTTAAGAGTAAAGGCTCTACCACAAACTTCTAGAGAATCTTCTTAATGGCAAAGTAGGGAGTGTTTCGCCTTAAGAAGCATGCTAAGTTGAAGAGGGGAAACCTGGGTGACAGTAGGCAATGAGAGGGTAAACAAAAGAACCTCACTAGAATTTTGCCATCTCTCAAAACTGTGAGTTCTCACTTATACTAGCATTGTTACATGTATATTACtcaaatattttttagtatGGAAGCACATCTAAtttcttcccttttttctctttttgtcaTGGGCAAGCTTTAGTTCTCTGATTCTCTCCATATTTCTTCACACATCACTAACCTTTCAGTTCATCTTTACCTTATTCAACGAACAAATATGTACTTAAACTATACTTCATACTTATATattaaaaagcaaaaaaaattctacacaTTAAAATCGCACTAATTTACCACAGATTTCACTCATAACCTGCTGCAAAGCAGAGTTCATTCTTGTTTCTAAGTAAGGCTACAAAGAAACAGAAGTAGGTgccagattttttttatctgaaaTAATTGGAATTTGTCTTCTGGTTTTTAACTGTTACGATTAATGCTTGTGATGTACCACTCTCTTTAAGTTAGTATgatttgactctcttttcaaatcATCATGACTAATTTACTCTGTGGTTCAATAAGAAAACACAAAAAGCTGGCTGGCTAACATGCACTGCTCAAGGTTTGCTTCTGTTTTTCCTAGATCTGGCCATGCAGCGATCTGGGGACTGCATTGCTAGAATATTGGATCTGTTTGAGAATCAGAGAGGATGTTTTGGAACTTGGGATAGTAGAGCTGGATGGTGATGCATGCCTGACAGTAAGGATACGCGAAGTGGATCTTATGGTATTATTAAAAAACTGATGATTGTGGCCACTTAAATTTCAAATAGTCCATAAATGATCCTCAGACCTCAATTCATGAGGTTGTAAGCTTCTTTGAACTAATTTTGCCATCCTGGTACATAAAAGAGAGACAATATGGTGCTTGGTACAAAAAAGTTTactctagcaaaaaaaaaaaaaaaactttggcaCAAAAATGTGGACATTAACAATTAAGACACATATTGCTTACTTTTTTTATTTGCAGTTCCATTTTTAATCAGACTA includes:
- the LOC133911182 gene encoding serine/arginine-rich splicing factor SR30-like isoform X2 gives rise to the protein MKTMSRRNSRIIYVGNLPGDIREREVEDLFYKYGRILDIDLKIPPRPPGYAFVEFEDPRDADDAIYGRDGYNFDGYRLRVELAHGGRGQSYSYDRPSSYSSVHRGGVSRRSDYRVMVTGLPSSASWQDLKDHMRRAGDVCFSDVYREAGETIGIVDYTNYDDMKYAIKKLDESQFRNAFSRACIRVREYDAISRSRSRSRSYSRSPSYSRSRSPKYVSRSPSPVHERSLSRSQSPASSPSRGRSVSRSRSRSLSPSRSPVRSD
- the LOC133911182 gene encoding serine/arginine-rich splicing factor SR30-like isoform X4 translates to MKTMSRRNSRIIYVGNLPGDIREREVEDLFYKYGRILDIDLKIPPRPPGYAFVEFEDPRDADDAIYGRDGYNFDGYRLRVELAHGGRGQSYSYDRPSSYSSVHRGGVSRRSDYRVMVTGLPSSASWQDLKDHMRRAGDVCFSDVYREAGETIGIVDYTNYDDMKYAIKKLDESQFRNAFSRACIRVREYDAISRSRSRSRSYSRSPSYSRSRSPKSLSRSQSPASSPSRGRSVSRSRSRSLSPSRSPVRSD
- the LOC133911182 gene encoding serine/arginine-rich splicing factor SR30-like isoform X3, with product MSRRNSRIIYVGNLPGDIREREVEDLFYKYGRILDIDLKIPPRPPGYAFVEFEDPRDADDAIYGRDGYNFDGYRLRVELAHGGRGQSYSYDRPSSYSSVHRGGVSRRSDYRVMVTGLPSSASWQDLKDHMRRAGDVCFSDVYREAGETIGIVDYTNYDDMKYAIKKLDESQFRNAFSRACIRVREYDAISRSRSRSRSYSRSPSYSRSRSPKYVSRSPSPVHERSLSRSQSPASSPSRGRSVSRSRSRSLSPSRSPVRSD